Genomic segment of Triticum aestivum cultivar Chinese Spring chromosome 6A, IWGSC CS RefSeq v2.1, whole genome shotgun sequence:
TATAAACAAAAACACTTTGACGAAGATCGGCAAAAGATAAATCACATTTTACATTTTGTAGCAAAGAAGCGACATAGGCATTGGAGCCATCATTGTTTGTCAAATTAGCTAAGAACTATATCAATTATAACACATAACTAAACTCAAAGTACGATAAAAAAATCTCAGACTAAATTTGAAACTGTACCTTATAAAATAGTTAAAGATATCATTTGATAATCTTAAAAGAAAAGGCGGTTCGAAAGTAAAATCAAGGTATGAACAAAATATCGGACTAAATGTGGAAGGTCACCTTACATTTTATGACTGAAAGGGGAGAAAAGTATCAGCAAATGATTTTGCAATTCAAAAGAAATCAACACAAAGATTACATAAAAGCTGAAATTGAACCTACTGGTCCACGCCAAGAGTTAACGGCTGGATCGACCTCTCCCAGCCAACAACATTGTGACCGCGCACTTGAACAAGACATGGCATAGCCACCTTACCGACTCGATTGCGTATATCAGCACCATCAGAACGACGCCGACGAGGAACTTCTGCTCCTGGAAAAGAAGAAACGCAGCAGCGGTGAGTCCAAACACGAACACAGCTCCAGCAACAATTTACCCTGCTGTATAGAAAATAAGAAATTCAACACCGACTGATGATAACAAGCAACCGACCTCTGGGTTCTTGTAGGCCGAGAGGTGGTTCAAGAGCATGTAGATGGACAGCGAGAGTGATACGGCGACGAAGAGCCCCGAGATTATCATGGCCCAAACTGGCAGCGAGTAGCTCTGGAGCACCAGTAGCAATTTGTCGGCCAATTCCATTGCCATTGCCATCGCGCCTGTCTGTCCCGCCACTTGGCTGTACTCAAGCTGATGCCCCCTCCTCTCTTGCGCCGCGGGCACATTCGCAATCAGGATTCACTGTTCCAGGTTGCGGTTCATATAGCATCATGGTCAGGAATTGGACCTTCCAAATGGAAAATTCCCAGTGATGCACAGCCCCCTGGCTGATACTGAAGTCGTTTTGGCGAGACCAAAAATGCAGAGTGGCGTGCCCTGTTTCTGTCCCTTCCTCCGCCTAATAATACTCGGCGGGATTCAGTCACCTGCAAGCACAAATTTAAATGGCGTTTACACGAGGCAGCAAGTGCTCCGTTGGATCGGAAGGGAAGGGCCAGCACTGGCGCAATTTCGACTGGagggaaataaataaataaacatgcTAGGAGCTCGTAATCGAAGAAGACGAAGCAGAGTCACCCTCTTTGTATTTTTTAATCAACTTCAAATAATTAATTGTGTTACCATTGGATTACATTTTCTTCAGGCGCCTTGGACAGTCTATTTCATTGGCAACCAACCAGAAACTATACAGAACTGAAATCTAATGAATTTCAGCATCGAACCCCAACACAGAATCTGCTCAAGCTTGGACCGGCCATCCTGCTGCTCCTTTTTGGCTTTTGAACCACACGACATGTAGATACAGATTGACACCATTAATACGCATTCAGGTGCCATGTGAGATACCTCACACAATTGATCAAACAACCACCGGCAAAGAACTGGATCTTTTCATCTTAGTAAATACCAAGACACAGTCAGAGCAATCTTGGTAGTAAGGCAATCATATATGTTAGAAACCCAAAAGTAAAGAGATCAGACTATTCTAAGGGAGGGCGAGATCTAAGAAGATGGAGAACCTGATGATGGAGGATCAGGGCATCTGAGGGAGGCCTGACCTAGACGACGGTGAAGATCTAAGATGTAGTACCCGATCTCGGCCGCCTCCGCAAGTGTCGCTCCTCATCTGTCTTCCCGCTTGGCAGCTTCGCGGCAAGCATCTTTCTCCTCTGCGCACTCGTCCCTGCTCTCTTACTCCTCTCGCCCCCTCGGCATGTCAGGAGCGCGAGatgaggtggtagcgcggcgggcGGGTAGAGGGAGgagcctccgccgccaccgccgccgccgagatCCACATAGCATGACGGTTGTAAATTCCTGGTCAACATACAGTTTCCTATAGCCCAATTCTGAACGCGAGCCATATAGGAGTACAGTTCAGACACATTTACAGTTTAGAGGCAAATTAAACGGCAGAGGCACGCACCTCCATCGTCGACGGCGTCCACATCGACCCCTAGCTCCTCGACCAGGTACCTGCACACCCGTGGCCTTCCCTTCCCGGCAGCGAAGTGCAGCGCCACGAGACCTTGGTCCTTGGCAGCTTCCACGACCTCCCTGGGACGGCCCCTACCCTGATCCAGATCTCTCACCAGCCCTGCGACGCGACGAACGGGAGAGTCAGTGCCTCCCAGATCCAAACAAAACCCGCCCGGAATCGCCCACGTACTCTTGAAGAGACGGAGGTCGCCGCGGCTCGCCGCGTGGAGGAGCGGAAGCGATCCGTCGGCGGGCGGAGGGGGCGGGCTAGGGTTTGGAGGGGCGGCGCGGTGCTTGGCTGAGGTGGCGGCGGGGTGACACCGTGCCATGGCGACCAACGGTGGCGAGGTGGCGCCGTGGGatccgcggcgacggcggcggcggccctgTCGATCCCAGATCGAGGCCGCTGGTGGGAGGAGAGAGAACTTTTTTCCTTTGCGATTCTGAAAACCGGTGGACAAAGGTGTGGGAGCGGGATGTGACGAAACAAAACCGACAAAAAAAAGCCGACGAAAAAAACCATtgaaggtgggacgaaaaaaaattcggaacggagactaccaaacattaggagtagagattggttgGTTCGATTTTTTTTGCATGGAGGAAACTACCTGGGAGGTGGGAGGGAGTACGAAAATAAACCGTCTCGGCTGAGCGGGAGGTGGGAGCAAGTATCAAAAAAGTACCAAAAAAGACCAGgtaaggtgggacgaaaataaaacccggaacgcgacctaccaactgagacattaggagtagagatatgttACAAATAGGCAGGATCCGATAGCACTTACCCAACAATAAAATCCAGCTTCATTAGCAATCAATTCCAAATCTTAACTTTCCTAATTTATTGATCCTCGCCTTTTCTAACAACAAACTTTCCTAATGGCACATAAAAAGAACTTTTCTAATGGCACAGTTCCTACATCGTTCTTTCCTTCGTCCCTCCTCCCCTTCCCATCGATCGCAACTCCCTCCGCTCACCCCCACCGATTTTTATTCCCGTGGAGCAGGTGAAAAAAACCCAGAAAAAATCGTGTGATGAAACATAATCCTTCCCACCCTCACACCCTACCCCATTAGGGCATCAACAATGGTCGACGCTTGTATGGGCGCTAGCAGAGAACAAAATAAAATATCAAATAATTAAATGGGTGACTAAGCGCCCAGCCTTACAACGGCCGATGCTAATACACTGGCTAATTTAAAGGGCTTGGGCGCTTGCTGCGGGAAGGAAAAGGCTCTAGCGCTCGATGCAGAGTTTTGCGTCGACGCCTCATCAGACGCTGGGATTCTGTCAATTAACCGCTAATTGGCCGGGAATAATACCACGGCGCCCATGCTAAGCGTCCGCATTGGACATGCCCTTACCCTCTCGCCTACTACGCCGCCCCCGCTCCCCACGGACGCCATGGCGGCCGCAGCCTTCCGCATCGCCGCCTGCGACACCGCCTAACCACGCTCTCCACTGGTGCCGCGATGGCCGCGGCCTCCACTCAGATCCATCCGCCGTTGACCCCATATCCTCCCACACGACGGGATCCGGCCTTCACCACTGTGCATGGGTGCAACGGGATATCGGGATCCACCACTCCTCAACCGCCGCTCGACCTCCACGACCGCGCCTCGCCAATGCTTGGTACACCGCAACCCGCATCCCGCCCTTCATCGATATGGACTCGTGCTATTCGACCCCATGGTGCCGTGCTGGACGCGTGCTCCGCAGTCCTCCCCTCCCTCCATGGTCTCGTATAGTCAATGGACGATGGCGAGCCTTGGGCCCCTGGCACGGACGCGTGGGCTGCTGCTGTTCTGGCTTGTAAGTTTTTCATTGATTTCTTCTCCGTTGGAAATCGTTCAGCCAAGATTGTATTTCAGAGGTTTTTCACGACTCAACTTTTCATTTTCACTGAATGAACTACAGGAGCACACCTATCAGATGTCCTACAGTGCAGGCTGCAGGCATGAACTATGCATATAAATGATGAATGGGTGCTGCCTTGAACCATCAGCAGATTAGTGTTGCTTGCGTTGATCAAACGTTTGCCCTGGACATCCTGCTTAACGTCGACGACAGCGGCAAGACCAGCAAGCTTGAGATAATCACGCTCCCACTCGCTCGGCCTCCTACCCCGCACGGGACGAGATCGGCACAGTGATGGTAACAGCGCCGACGAGGTCACCCTCTCCTTCGCAGCTTCTCCTCTGACCTTGTCGCTCCTCTATCTCAGTCGACCACTTGCAGGTCGCCGAGGCCTTCCGCGCATTTGACCGGGGCAACGGAGGATACATCTCAACTGCCTAGCTTGTGCGCTCCATGGTGCCATTACAAGTGGCTGGAGGAATGGTGTATGCTCACAAGGCGCGTGATCCTTCTATAAAATTCTGGCTATATGTGCATTGcctcattgcttctaatttagttgTGCTGGTATATCTGGGTTCCTATATGCCAAGTTGTTTCACCGGACAAGAATCCCACGAACCTTAATGTGGTGCGGAAGTTTCAGGTGCATCATTCTCTTCCGCTCTATTGCGTCGTGTGCTCCATGCCTGTACCGTATGATTCAGGAGTGCTTAGTGACAAAATGTGTAATATTTGTAGAGTCGATGCTCTAGGTGAGGGACAATCCTCGCAATGGTTTCCAGTTATGTGAACAAGCTTTTTAAAAATGATCAAGTCAAGAAAGAAATCTTTCATGGTTGTACCTATTTCATTCGTGGGATTTATAGGGCTACTAGCTCGCTATGATTAGACACTTAATTTTTTTTCCTGTTGAACTATGTTTGGTATGGTGTACGAAGCCCCAAGTTATCTTGTAAAAAAGGATTCTTATGATAAGCGTTTAAAGCAACTTCTGAACTTTTATATAGATATTTAAGTGCCAATACCATATTTTGTTATGACACAGGAAACCCAAGTTTTGAGGCCAGAGATTTACCTTCGATGTTGCATGTGCATTACTCGCTTTAGCCAATCGTCCTACCATTGTGCTTTTATTTGAAGTTCACTGAATTTCTTGTAATGACATTTCAGGGATGATACGATCGACCCAACTGTTAGCTTTGGAATGCATTTTGGGGTCGACTCATGAAGATGATGGCTAGCTTGCACCAACATTTGTAGCTTCTGTATAAATGATTCAGATTGTCTACAAGCAAGGAAAATGATTATAGGGAATAAAAAGGTACGCGCTGCTCCATAATACACAGTTATTGTCAGCAAACTTGCTTGTACGCCATGCAACAACGACAGGTGGATGAACATGCAGTTCAACGACGGCGATTCAAGCACTGACGCGGGTGACCTGGCGATTTGACACCACAGACTCAAACCTATGCCAGCGGCATCGAGGAAGCTGTGGAGCTCCTGGCCTCCTAAGGACGCCGCCAGGCTCGTCTCCGTAGCCCGCCATGGTTGCAGTATAGAAGAAACCC
This window contains:
- the LOC123129965 gene encoding protein LAZ1-like, which translates into the protein MAMAMELADKLLLVLQSYSLPVWAMIISGLFVAVSLSLSIYMLLNHLSAYKNPEEQKFLVGVVLMVLIYAIESVRWLCHVLFKCAVTMLLAGRGRSSR